In one Bacteroidota bacterium genomic region, the following are encoded:
- a CDS encoding porin family protein — protein MKRALALLIISITVISSINGQTVFKGGLSLGITASQISGDQLSGFNKAGIFGGAFVNFRFTTRSALQFEMNYIQKGSAHNPKPGAVDPHSYKLNLQYIEIPILYNWLFNKRFEFELGPTVAFLMKSTEKDEGGIMPDTRPFNWYEVGVLGGIQFNISENFRAGFRGQNSILPVRNHAGNVTYRLNRGQYNSLLLLNLTYEFSSRKKD, from the coding sequence ATGAAACGTGCGCTCGCACTGTTGATAATCAGTATAACTGTTATTTCAAGTATCAACGGTCAAACAGTTTTTAAAGGCGGACTCAGTTTGGGTATTACGGCAAGCCAGATTTCAGGAGACCAGCTATCAGGGTTTAACAAAGCAGGTATTTTTGGCGGTGCGTTTGTGAATTTCCGTTTTACCACACGTTCAGCATTGCAATTTGAGATGAATTATATTCAGAAGGGAAGTGCCCACAACCCTAAACCAGGCGCGGTCGATCCTCATTCATACAAATTAAACCTTCAATACATTGAAATTCCGATATTATACAACTGGTTGTTCAACAAACGTTTTGAATTTGAACTGGGTCCAACAGTTGCCTTTTTAATGAAATCGACAGAAAAGGACGAGGGCGGTATTATGCCCGACACGCGGCCATTTAACTGGTATGAAGTTGGCGTGCTTGGCGGAATACAGTTTAATATTTCGGAAAATTTCAGGGCCGGATTCAGAGGACAAAATTCAATACTACCGGTGCGTAATCATGCGGGCAATGTAACGTATCGCCTGAACCGCGGACAATACAATAGTTTATTGCTATTAAATCTTACCTATGAATTCAGCAGCCGAAAAAAAGACTAA
- a CDS encoding UbiX family flavin prenyltransferase — protein MNSAAEKKTKKIIVGVTGASGAIYAKLLIEKLYTLGSQIEDCALVFSDNAKDVWHYELGDDSWKTLPFKSYASNDFFAPAASGSAGYNTMIICPCSVATLGRIANGISTDLMTRSADVMLKERKKLILCVREMPYSIIHLNNMKIATEAGAVICPASPSFYSQPADITALSYTVVDKLLALAGFEFERYRWGEK, from the coding sequence ATGAATTCAGCAGCCGAAAAAAAGACTAAGAAAATTATTGTAGGGGTAACCGGTGCCAGTGGTGCTATTTATGCAAAACTACTGATAGAGAAATTATATACTCTGGGAAGCCAGATTGAAGATTGTGCTCTGGTGTTCTCAGATAATGCAAAAGATGTATGGCACTACGAACTGGGTGATGATTCGTGGAAAACACTTCCTTTTAAAAGTTATGCATCCAATGATTTTTTTGCACCTGCAGCCTCAGGATCGGCGGGCTACAATACTATGATAATTTGCCCTTGCTCTGTCGCAACTCTGGGTCGTATTGCGAATGGTATATCAACTGATTTAATGACACGCAGTGCTGATGTGATGCTGAAGGAACGAAAAAAACTAATTCTGTGTGTTCGCGAAATGCCTTACAGCATCATTCATTTGAACAACATGAAAATTGCCACTGAAGCAGGGGCCGTCATTTGTCCTGCCTCACCATCGTTCTATTCACAGCCGGCAGACATTACCGCACTTTCATATACCGTCGTGGACAAGTTGCTTGCTCTTGCAGGTTTTGAATTTGAACGTTATCGCTGGGGCGAAAAATAA
- a CDS encoding glucose-6-phosphate isomerase — protein sequence MIKVSVDVDNIETAVSSEELLQVEREMETHFQTLISQSGAGRDFLGWLTLPADVNDDLVARIDAEANSLRGNVEYMVVLGIGGSYLGTRAVVESLGHSFSMLNNGGNSPKILYAGQNISEDYIADLLDVLDKKDYALCVISKSGTTTETAIAFRILKAHIEEKYGVESARKRIIAITDKAKGALKKLADSEGYSTYVIPDDVGGRYSVLTPVGLLPVAVAGLNIRKLLDGAGCMQRHLAAPSSLKENPAIIYAAARNALYRKGKNVEIMVTYEPRLVSLTEWWKQLYGESEGKQHKGIFPAGVNFTTDLHSMGQYIQDGQRIIFETVLSVANSQRKVVIPENKENLDGLNFIAGKKLSEVNHVAESGTLLAHIDGGVPNIRISIPRLDEECLGQLIYFYEFACALSGYALGVNPFDQPGVEAYKNNMFALLGKPGYEAETKQMADKVKSGTNN from the coding sequence ATGATTAAGGTTAGTGTTGATGTTGATAATATAGAGACGGCAGTTTCATCTGAAGAACTCCTGCAAGTGGAGCGTGAAATGGAAACCCATTTTCAAACACTCATTTCACAATCGGGTGCCGGGCGTGATTTTCTGGGATGGCTTACGCTGCCTGCTGATGTAAACGATGACCTTGTCGCACGTATAGATGCAGAAGCAAATAGTTTGCGGGGGAACGTTGAATATATGGTGGTGCTTGGTATAGGCGGTTCTTACCTGGGCACCCGTGCGGTGGTCGAATCATTGGGACATAGTTTCAGTATGTTGAACAACGGGGGCAATTCCCCTAAAATCCTATATGCGGGGCAAAATATCAGCGAAGACTACATTGCCGACCTTCTCGATGTCCTTGATAAAAAAGATTATGCACTGTGTGTTATTTCAAAATCAGGAACTACTACAGAAACGGCTATTGCATTTCGTATTCTGAAGGCACACATTGAAGAAAAATATGGTGTTGAAAGTGCCCGCAAACGCATCATTGCTATTACAGATAAGGCAAAAGGCGCACTTAAAAAGCTAGCTGATAGCGAAGGGTATTCAACTTACGTAATCCCTGATGATGTGGGTGGCCGATATTCTGTACTGACTCCTGTTGGGCTATTACCCGTTGCCGTTGCCGGGTTGAATATTCGTAAACTATTAGATGGTGCGGGATGCATGCAAAGGCATCTTGCAGCGCCATCTTCTCTTAAGGAGAATCCTGCCATAATCTACGCGGCAGCCCGCAACGCGCTGTATCGTAAAGGTAAAAATGTGGAGATAATGGTTACGTACGAACCTCGCTTGGTAAGCCTTACAGAATGGTGGAAACAGCTTTATGGCGAAAGTGAAGGGAAGCAGCATAAAGGCATTTTTCCGGCAGGTGTCAATTTTACTACTGATTTGCATTCAATGGGGCAATACATTCAGGATGGACAGCGCATAATTTTTGAAACGGTACTCTCGGTGGCGAATTCGCAAAGAAAGGTGGTGATTCCTGAGAATAAGGAGAATCTTGATGGCTTGAATTTTATTGCAGGTAAAAAACTTTCGGAAGTCAATCATGTGGCCGAAAGTGGTACCCTGCTGGCGCATATTGACGGAGGTGTTCCCAACATACGCATCAGTATTCCGCGATTGGATGAAGAATGCCTCGGACAATTAATTTACTTTTATGAATTTGCTTGCGCGCTTAGCGGTTATGCGTTGGGCGTGAATCCATTCGATCAGCCGGGCGTTGAAGCCTATAAAAATAATATGTTCGCATTGCTCGGAAAGCCCGGGTATGAAGCGGAAACAAAACAAATGGCAGATAAAGTAAAATCAGGAACGAATAATTAG
- a CDS encoding HAMP domain-containing sensor histidine kinase: MNKKVLLFIIVIMVIALLVLVAIQAYWIKNAIAIKEANFSRNVKESMSTVIYKLEKMEVTDRIRTKMHGNKQGRKLVNTIDSINQIFNKELEANAGDSSRPSQNIFNVTSEKIRVVVLQEHTGEIIKRYDTSYITIQKKGDIDNLNNDLFSETSNSNYNIDSVTANKFLNVENKINKYLDKTSLVNDVFEDMFNLKHYSAIENRLNFALLDSLINNELKNNGIYTDYEFGVYDPLRNVMVPYAARSDSNVSYHKELLEHGYSYNMFPRDLFMTPEYILIYFPHRGAYLLSQLWQMIVLSSLLVLVITLSFIYTIVTIFKQKRLSEMKNDFINNMTHEFKTPISTIALACEALDDRDISRSEPMQKKYISVINEENKRLGTMAEKILQTAVIDKGQVNLHFELINIHQTIDDLITNMHLQAEAKDGKIITDFHARNYYLKADKTHLINVMYNLIDNAIKYTPGKPLVKVKTQNSPTGILITVEDNGIGISKANQSKVFEKLFRVSTGNLHDVKGFGLGLHYVKTIVEMHHGTVIIESEIKKGTRVKINLPFGNKN, translated from the coding sequence ATGAATAAAAAAGTTCTGTTGTTTATAATCGTGATAATGGTGATTGCACTATTGGTACTTGTTGCTATACAGGCATACTGGATAAAAAATGCTATTGCAATAAAAGAAGCCAATTTCAGCAGAAACGTGAAAGAATCCATGTCAACAGTTATCTATAAACTGGAGAAGATGGAGGTTACGGACCGCATTCGCACTAAAATGCACGGGAACAAACAGGGTCGAAAGCTAGTAAATACAATCGATTCCATCAACCAGATTTTCAACAAAGAATTGGAAGCCAATGCCGGTGACTCATCCCGGCCGTCACAAAATATTTTCAATGTTACCAGCGAAAAGATACGTGTTGTAGTTCTGCAGGAGCATACGGGTGAAATAATAAAACGATATGATACCAGTTACATCACGATACAGAAAAAGGGAGATATCGACAATTTAAACAACGACCTTTTTTCAGAAACATCAAATTCGAATTATAACATTGACAGTGTTACTGCAAATAAATTCCTCAATGTTGAGAATAAAATCAACAAGTATTTAGATAAAACATCCCTTGTAAATGATGTTTTTGAGGACATGTTTAATTTAAAGCATTATTCAGCAATAGAAAACAGGCTCAATTTTGCCTTACTCGATTCGTTGATAAATAATGAGCTTAAAAATAACGGTATTTATACTGATTATGAGTTTGGGGTTTATGACCCCTTGCGCAACGTGATGGTTCCCTATGCTGCGCGGTCAGATAGTAATGTGAGCTATCATAAAGAATTATTGGAACATGGCTATTCATATAATATGTTTCCGCGCGATTTGTTCATGACACCTGAGTATATTCTCATCTATTTTCCGCACCGCGGGGCATATCTCCTATCACAGTTGTGGCAAATGATTGTTCTTTCTTCGCTGCTTGTACTCGTTATTACACTATCGTTTATCTACACCATTGTAACCATATTCAAGCAGAAAAGGCTTTCGGAAATGAAGAATGACTTCATCAACAATATGACGCATGAATTTAAAACGCCCATATCAACCATCGCACTGGCGTGTGAAGCCCTGGACGACAGGGATATCAGCCGGTCGGAGCCGATGCAAAAAAAATACATCAGTGTTATAAACGAGGAAAATAAGCGGCTGGGCACCATGGCCGAAAAAATTCTGCAAACGGCTGTTATTGATAAAGGACAGGTTAACCTGCATTTTGAGCTTATTAATATTCACCAAACTATTGATGATCTTATCACAAACATGCATCTTCAGGCAGAAGCAAAAGACGGCAAAATTATTACCGATTTCCATGCCCGCAATTATTATCTGAAAGCTGATAAAACACACCTGATTAATGTAATGTATAACCTGATAGACAATGCCATAAAATACACGCCCGGCAAACCGCTGGTTAAAGTAAAAACACAAAACAGTCCGACCGGAATTTTAATCACGGTTGAAGACAATGGCATAGGCATCAGTAAAGCAAATCAAAGTAAGGTTTTTGAAAAATTATTCCGGGTTTCAACCGGAAATCTGCATGATGTAAAAGGATTTGGACTTGGCTTGCATTATGTAAAGACAATCGTTGAAATGCATCACGGAACCGTAATCATAGAAAGCGAAATTAAAAAAGGCACCCGAGTTAAGATTAATCTACCATTCGGAAATAAAAATTAA
- a CDS encoding response regulator transcription factor → MVKQNIRILLAEDDKNLGELLKTYLEAKGYPTVLTANGEEAYDFFIKETFNFCILDIMMPLKDGFTLAREIRKRDKKIPILFLSAKSMQDDILKGFQIGADDYITKPFSMEVLLMRMNAILRRTSVQEKASPDSNQFSLGDYIFDHNRQLLTIRDKEQKLTSKEADLLKLLCENANEVLDRSVALKEIWKDDSYFNARSMDVYITKLRKFLKEDSSVELINVHGIGFKIVGNIIPV, encoded by the coding sequence ATGGTAAAACAGAATATCAGGATACTACTTGCCGAAGATGACAAAAATCTGGGCGAATTGCTGAAAACATATCTTGAAGCCAAAGGCTATCCTACTGTATTGACTGCGAACGGAGAGGAAGCCTATGATTTTTTCATCAAAGAAACATTTAATTTCTGCATCCTTGACATTATGATGCCGTTAAAAGATGGGTTTACGTTAGCTCGAGAGATACGAAAACGCGATAAAAAAATACCGATATTATTCCTTTCGGCGAAATCAATGCAGGATGATATTTTAAAAGGATTCCAGATAGGTGCCGACGATTATATTACCAAGCCATTCAGTATGGAAGTTCTGCTGATGCGAATGAATGCTATCCTCCGCCGTACAAGTGTTCAGGAAAAGGCAAGTCCGGACAGCAATCAGTTTTCGCTGGGCGACTATATTTTTGATCATAACCGACAGCTGCTGACTATTCGGGATAAGGAGCAAAAGCTCACCAGTAAAGAAGCTGACCTGTTAAAATTACTTTGTGAAAACGCAAACGAAGTACTTGACCGCAGCGTTGCGCTGAAAGAAATCTGGAAAGATGACAGCTATTTCAACGCCAGAAGCATGGATGTATATATCACAAAACTCAGAAAATTTCTTAAGGAAGATAGCAGCGTTGAATTGATTAACGTTCATGGAATAGGATTTAAAATTGTGGGCAATATCATACCTGTCTGA
- the recJ gene encoding single-stranded-DNA-specific exonuclease RecJ: MEKRWILKSEGDKVTVEGLAKQLNVDKQIAALLVQRGITGFDEAKAFFRPQMAELHDPFLMKDMDLAISRIEKAIAENEHILVYGDYDVDGTSAVALVYSFLKKHYPHVDFYIPDRYSEGYGISIQGIDFASQNNFKLIIALDCGIKAVEKVAYASEKGVDFIICDHHRPGAELPNACAVLDPKRGDCSYPYEELSGCGIGFKLIQAFAMKNNIGTEDVYRYLDLVAISIASDIVLITGENRILAYYGLKLLNSDPRPGIEAILLYSGIKRRTLAPDDNLDFIFNRQLNINDLVFLIGPRINAAGRMESGRNSVELLISPNIEEAFGIGKHIDNYNTERRSLDSLTTIQAIEMISNDEVLLRNKSTVVYRPEWHKGVIGIVASRLTESFYRPTIVLTNSNGLICGSARSVKDFDIYDAIDACSDLLEHFGGHKYAAGLSLKPENLTQFISRFEDIVCSTITEDMMVPEVEVDTELDLKQINSKFYRIIQQFAPFGPGNMAPVFLSRGVVDIGTARVVGKNHLKLNITHPTISGLPLPAIAFQYGELYDYIRSGNTFDICYHIEENEWNGNVTLQLNIKDIKIKTV; encoded by the coding sequence ATGGAAAAGCGGTGGATTTTAAAATCCGAGGGAGATAAAGTTACGGTCGAAGGGCTGGCAAAACAACTCAATGTTGATAAACAGATTGCCGCCCTATTGGTTCAGCGTGGCATTACCGGCTTTGATGAAGCTAAAGCTTTCTTCAGACCGCAAATGGCAGAATTGCATGATCCTTTTTTAATGAAGGACATGGACCTGGCTATCAGCCGTATTGAAAAGGCGATTGCCGAAAATGAGCACATCTTAGTTTATGGCGATTATGACGTTGATGGAACTTCCGCTGTTGCACTGGTTTATTCATTCCTGAAAAAGCATTATCCGCACGTTGATTTCTATATTCCTGACCGGTATTCTGAAGGTTATGGCATCTCTATACAGGGAATTGATTTTGCAAGTCAGAATAACTTCAAACTCATCATTGCTCTCGACTGCGGGATTAAAGCTGTTGAGAAAGTGGCCTATGCTTCTGAAAAAGGTGTTGATTTTATTATCTGTGACCATCACAGACCGGGCGCTGAACTGCCTAATGCTTGCGCAGTACTCGACCCAAAAAGAGGCGATTGCAGCTATCCGTACGAAGAACTTTCCGGTTGCGGCATCGGATTTAAGCTTATTCAGGCTTTTGCGATGAAAAACAACATTGGTACCGAAGATGTGTATCGCTATCTAGATTTGGTTGCAATCAGTATTGCCTCAGATATTGTTCTGATAACGGGAGAAAATAGAATACTTGCGTATTACGGACTCAAATTACTGAATTCAGACCCGCGTCCCGGAATAGAAGCCATTCTTTTATACAGCGGCATCAAACGCCGGACCCTGGCACCGGACGATAACTTAGATTTTATTTTTAATCGACAGCTTAACATCAATGATTTGGTGTTTCTTATCGGTCCCAGAATAAACGCCGCCGGCAGAATGGAAAGTGGTCGCAATTCAGTTGAATTACTCATTTCTCCGAATATTGAAGAAGCATTTGGGATAGGCAAACACATCGATAATTATAATACCGAGCGCCGAAGCCTCGACAGCCTCACAACGATTCAGGCGATCGAGATGATTTCAAACGACGAGGTGCTTCTTAGGAATAAATCAACGGTTGTTTACAGACCCGAATGGCATAAAGGTGTTATTGGAATTGTTGCATCGCGCCTTACCGAATCGTTTTATCGGCCCACCATTGTTCTTACAAATTCCAATGGACTGATTTGCGGCTCTGCCCGCTCGGTCAAAGATTTTGATATTTATGATGCCATTGATGCCTGCTCGGACCTGCTCGAACACTTTGGTGGACACAAATATGCCGCCGGCCTTTCGTTGAAGCCCGAGAATTTAACGCAGTTCATCAGTCGATTTGAAGATATCGTGTGTTCAACAATTACCGAAGACATGATGGTGCCGGAAGTTGAAGTTGACACCGAACTCGACTTAAAGCAGATAAATTCTAAGTTCTATCGCATTATCCAGCAGTTTGCTCCATTTGGCCCCGGTAATATGGCACCGGTATTTCTTTCTCGTGGTGTTGTAGATATAGGAACTGCAAGGGTTGTAGGCAAAAATCATCTTAAACTCAATATCACACATCCCACCATTTCAGGGCTTCCGCTGCCGGCTATCGCTTTTCAGTATGGCGAACTTTATGACTATATAAGAAGTGGAAACACCTTTGATATCTGCTATCACATCGAAGAAAATGAATGGAACGGAAATGTTACGCTTCAACTGAATATCAAGGATATTAAGATAAAAACCGTCTGA
- a CDS encoding T9SS type A sorting domain-containing protein, producing MVSLYDCTGFDYRANAGGKNLHISLGDSVQLGTDASPARQYSWSPAAALNSNTIGTPTAAPQQTTTYTLTVIDEYFQMTSDSITVFVDPVASVAEKQNERNIKVYPNPAADIVTIEFKNGNFENAIVELYDLTGQKVLVEAIETGISKHQINLKGINAGFYYCKVINNGLVLGEQKIVIVKSMRL from the coding sequence ATGGTTTCTTTATATGACTGCACCGGATTTGATTACCGTGCCAATGCAGGGGGTAAAAACCTGCACATAAGTTTGGGCGATAGTGTTCAGTTAGGCACCGATGCCAGCCCTGCACGGCAGTATAGCTGGTCGCCGGCGGCGGCATTGAACTCGAATACCATTGGGACGCCTACGGCTGCGCCACAGCAAACCACTACTTATACGCTTACCGTAATTGACGAGTACTTTCAAATGACATCAGATTCTATAACCGTTTTTGTAGATCCGGTAGCATCTGTTGCTGAAAAGCAAAATGAACGCAATATTAAAGTGTATCCAAATCCGGCTGCGGATATAGTAACCATTGAGTTTAAAAATGGAAATTTCGAAAATGCGATCGTAGAACTTTACGATCTTACAGGTCAAAAAGTATTGGTTGAAGCCATTGAAACGGGCATTTCAAAACATCAGATAAATCTGAAAGGAATAAATGCAGGATTCTATTACTGCAAAGTAATTAATAACGGCCTTGTGCTTGGCGAACAGAAAATTGTAATTGTAAAATCAATGAGGCTGTGA
- a CDS encoding T9SS type A sorting domain-containing protein — protein sequence MRKPATIMIAMFMILLVNTSFSQVNLVPNPSFEESHGEWPCPFNNLDSIPWPNYWVSPASVGDGDPDYLISWCCNQYSSVPSNYAGIQFPYEGDAYTMIGLVSDTAAGHAPYREYLQTVLLDTLRSGHRYCFSAWMSSSDSAAKVTDDIGVYFSDTAIYKYDGKNFPVTPQIRNPEGRYLDDKANWQLFSGSFVAVGGERYITIGNFLDDFHTNYITPQPHSNDVGWTSVGAYYLDMVSLYDCTGFDYRANAGGKNLHISLGDSVQLGTDASPARQYSWSPAAALNSNTIGTPTAAPQQTTTYTLTVIDEYFQMTSDSITVFVDPVASVAEKQNERNIKVYPNPAADIVTIEFKNGIFENAIVELYDLTGQKVLVETIESGSSKHQINLKEMNAGFYYCKVINNGLMYGEQKIVIVK from the coding sequence ATGAGAAAACCGGCAACCATAATGATTGCTATGTTCATGATTCTGCTTGTGAATACATCATTTTCACAAGTGAATCTGGTGCCAAACCCAAGTTTTGAGGAGAGCCATGGTGAATGGCCATGTCCATTTAATAATTTGGATAGTATTCCATGGCCGAATTATTGGGTAAGCCCGGCTTCGGTTGGTGATGGCGACCCTGATTATTTAATCAGTTGGTGTTGTAACCAATATAGTTCAGTCCCTTCAAATTATGCCGGTATTCAATTTCCTTATGAAGGTGATGCTTACACAATGATAGGTCTTGTATCTGATACAGCAGCGGGTCACGCTCCATACAGGGAATATTTGCAAACGGTATTATTAGATACTTTAAGAAGCGGGCACCGTTACTGTTTCAGCGCTTGGATGTCATCTAGCGATTCGGCCGCCAAAGTAACTGATGATATTGGCGTTTATTTTTCTGACACTGCTATTTATAAATATGATGGGAAAAATTTTCCAGTTACACCACAGATAAGGAATCCGGAAGGTCGCTATTTGGATGATAAAGCCAACTGGCAACTTTTTTCGGGGAGTTTCGTTGCTGTTGGCGGGGAAAGATATATTACTATCGGTAATTTTTTAGACGATTTTCATACCAATTATATTACACCGCAACCACATTCAAATGATGTTGGTTGGACAAGCGTGGGCGCTTATTACCTTGATATGGTTTCTTTATATGACTGCACCGGATTTGATTACCGTGCCAATGCAGGGGGTAAAAACCTGCACATAAGTTTGGGCGATAGTGTTCAGTTAGGCACCGATGCCAGCCCTGCACGGCAGTATAGCTGGTCGCCGGCGGCGGCATTGAACTCGAATACCATTGGGACGCCTACGGCTGCGCCACAGCAAACCACTACTTATACGCTTACCGTAATTGACGAGTACTTTCAAATGACATCAGATTCTATAACCGTTTTTGTAGATCCGGTAGCATCTGTTGCTGAAAAGCAAAATGAACGCAATATTAAAGTGTATCCAAATCCGGCTGCGGATATAGTAACCATTGAGTTTAAAAATGGAATTTTCGAAAATGCAATCGTAGAACTGTACGACCTTACTGGTCAAAAAGTGTTGGTTGAAACCATTGAAAGCGGCAGCTCGAAACATCAGATAAATCTGAAAGAGATGAATGCCGGATTCTATTACTGCAAAGTAATTAATAACGGGCTTATGTATGGCGAACAGAAAATAGTAATCGTAAAGTAG